From a single Metopolophium dirhodum isolate CAU chromosome 6, ASM1992520v1, whole genome shotgun sequence genomic region:
- the LOC132946250 gene encoding coiled-coil domain-containing protein 103: protein MGSSADFKSLEDELIDNVEKDVRYWQQNDAKLRAVKSVSTYQEFSDIVKAAHLRPLTKKEIECKSHPPAVWNNIVTAHNMQDSKQQSSDFAVADVDIKDNIPSACSPIVQEFILSFRRLSTAKHRYKYLSLHGAENVAATFHTEEIPPSVLVELLETLLIFPSNSVPDIVAVTRLLDVITGTKRFELAIEFLSSTELDTLCNLFNKLEESLKSGQQDLAEQGVTEWSLSTLRRKYKV, encoded by the exons ATGGGTTCGTCTGCGGATTTCAAGAGCCTCGAAGATGAACTGATCGACAATGTAGAGAAAGACGTGCGTTACTGGCAACAGAACGACGCCAAGCTGAGGGCCGTGAAGAGCGTGTCCACTTACCAAGAGTTCAG TGACATTGTCAAGGCAGCTCATCTGCGTCCACTGACCAAGAAAGAAATTGAGTGTAAGAGCCACCCACCGGCAGTGTGGAACAACATAGTGACAGCCCACAACATGCAAGACAGCAAGCAACAGAGTTCTGATTTCGCA GTCGCCGACGTTGACATCAAGGATAACATACCGAGCGCTTGCTCTCCGATAGTTCAAGAGTTTATTCTGAGTTTCCGCCGTCTCAGCACGGCCAAACACAGGTACAAGTACTTGAGCCTACATGGTGCTGAAAATGTGGCCGCCACGTTTCACACCGAAGAGATACCTCCCTCTGTTTTGGTCGAACTGCTCGAAACACTACTCATATTCCCATCAAATAGTGTCCCCGACATTGTCGCGGTCACCAGACTTTTAGATGTGATCACCGGAACGAAAAG ATTTGAATTGGCCATTGAGTTTTTGAGTTCAACCGAGTTGGACACGTTGTGTAATCTGTTCAACAAACTAGAGGAGAGCCTCAAGTCTGGTCAGCAAGATTTGGCCGAACAAGGAGTTACTGAGTGGAGTTTGAGTACACTAAGGAGAAAATATAAAGTctaa
- the LOC132946251 gene encoding kxDL motif-containing protein CG10681 — MADNTSELDETPSIECFQNYTAPEVFIQGIAGIVNQEDVESMIIAQKEMLQRFEKTNEMLTNCNSLSMSHLKTTSQDLKKHTQMLAELRKDLDSTFKRIATIRSKIKVQHPDLQKSILEEKQKELEQKTVDSSSSGSASTASPYNSDTN; from the exons ATGGCCGACAACACTAGTGAATTGGACGAAACTCCGAGCATCGAGTGCTTTCAGAACTACACCGCGCCCGAGGTGTTCATACAGGGCATCGCTGGCATCGTAAACCAGGAAGATGTCGAGTCCATGATCATTGCCCAAAAAGAAAT GTTGCAGCGTTTTGAAAAGACCAATGAAATGCTCACCAACTGCAATTCGTTGTCCATGAGTCACCTGAAAACCACAAGTCAGGATCTAAAGAAACACACGCAAATGTTGGCAGAGTTACGCAAAGACTTGGACAGTACATTTAAGAGGATAGCCACTATTAGGTCCAAGATTAAAGTCCAACATCCAGACTTacagaaaa gtattttagaaGAAAAGCAAAAAGAGCTGGAACAAAAGACTGTAGATAGTTCATCTAGCGGTAGCGCAAGTACTGCTTCTCCATATAATTCTgacacaaattaa
- the LOC132946247 gene encoding pre-mRNA-splicing factor RBM22, producing MSLSKTTNTYNRQNWEDSDFPIVCETCLGDSPYLRMAKEKYGKECEVCARPFTVFRWCPGARMRFKKTEICQTCARLRNACQTCLLDLEYGLPLQVRDAALKIKEQIPKSDVNKEYFVQNMDSELAKMDEAGGKCQNASDVLAKMARKAPYYERNRPHICSFWVKGECRRGEECPYRHERPTDPEDPLSNQNFKDRYYGVNDPVAEKMMNRASEMPKLEKPEDQTITTLYVGNLNDITTEKDLRDVFYQYGEIRNITHVAHQNCAFIQYTTRAAAEMGAESTYGRLTLGGHKLNVRWGHAQARKDKETTSIAAMKETKMKPSPGLPAPLPPLPTELQNNFFNIAPQAVPVVATPFIPVMPALPHPSMQYMSTPLYPPGTSK from the exons ATGTCGCTGTCCAAAACGACAAACACGTATAACCGACAGAATTGGGAAGACTCC gacTTTCCAATTGTTTGTGAAACATGTTTAGGAGATAGCCCTTACTTGCGAATG gcaaaagaaaaatatggtAAGGAGTGTGAAGTTTGTGCGAGGCCGTTCACAGTATTCCGTTGGTGTCCAGGCGCTAGAATGCGTTTCAAGAAAACTGAAATATGTCAAACCTGTGCACGGTTAAGAAATGCTTGCCAGACATGTTTATTGGATCTTGAATATGGGCTTCCTTTacaa GTTCGTGATGctgcattaaaaattaaagaacaaATTCCCAAATCTGATgttaataaagaatattttgttcaaaatatggATTCTGAA ctaGCTAAAATGGATGAAGCTGGAGGAAAATGTCAGAACGCTAGTGATGTACTGGCCAAAATGGCTCGCAAAGCTCCTTACTATGAACGTAACCGGCCACACATTTGTTCATTTTGGGTGAAAGGTGAATGTCGCCGAGGAGAAGAATGTCCATACCGTCATGAAAGACCTACAGACCCAGAGGATCCACTATCGAATCAAAATTTCAAAGACAG GTATTATGGTGTGAATGATCCTGTTGCCGAGAAAATGATGAACAGAGCTAGTGAAATGCCAAAACTGGAGAAACCAGAGGATCAAACAATCACAACACTTTATGTTGGCAACCTGAATGATATAACTACAGAAAAAGATTTGAG GgatgtattttatcaatatggAGAAATACGAAACATTACTCATGTAGCTCATCAGAATTGTGCATTCATTCAGTATACCACACGAGCTGCAGCCGAAATGGGAGCTGAGAGCACTTATGGTCGTTTGACATTGGGTGGACATAAATTGAACGTACGTTGGGGTCATGCTCAAGCACGTAAAGATAAGGAAACTACTAGTATAGCGGCTATGAAAGAAACCAAAATGAAACCTTCGCCAGGATTACCTGCTCCATTACCACCATTGCCTACGgaattacaaaacaattttttcaacattgcTCCTCAAGCAGTGCCTGTCGTTGCTACACCTTTTATACCTGTCATGCCAGCATTACCTCATCCGAGTATGCAGTACATGTCAACTCCCCTTTACCCACCGGGTACAagcaaataa